One window from the genome of Pyrus communis chromosome 16, drPyrComm1.1, whole genome shotgun sequence encodes:
- the LOC137720478 gene encoding bifunctional riboflavin biosynthesis protein RIBA 1, chloroplastic-like, whose translation MASINPYCSSKALSPYPGYTILYPGTSLAANGQLSGFFTPSVSWKLCFHSKGSIKARALLGEDGLLSYPNGNPTGSEIQPDALGFGTLSAETTPTFSGFSSENDEGDLDHPIHGFSSIPEAIEDIRQGKMVIVVDDEDRENEGDLIMAASLATPEAMAFIVKHGTGIVCVSMKGEDLERLQLPLMVTQNEEKLCTAFTVSVDAKRGTTTGVSARDRAATVLALASRDSTPEDFNRPGHIFPLKYREGGVLKRAGHTEASVDLAMLAGLDPVAVLCEIVDDDGSMARLPKLLEFARAENLKIVSIADLIRYRRKRDKLVERAGVAQIPTMWGPFEAYCYKSLLDGIEHIAMVKGEIADGQEILVRVHSECLTGDIFGSARCDCGNQLALAMKQIEAAGRGVLVYLRGHEGRGIGLGHKLRAYTLQDAGRDTVEANEELGLPVDSREYGIGAQILRDLGVRTMKLMTNNPAKYIGLKGYGLAIAGRVPLLAPITMENQKYLETKRAKMGHIYGSKSNGHVNGTIDESSSKIDNQSNGVSET comes from the exons ATGGCTTCCATCAACCCCTATTGCTCCTCAAAGGCTCTTTCCCCTTATCC AGGGTACACTATTCTATATCCTGGGACTTCACTTGCAGCAAATGGGCAATTATCCGGTTTTTTCACACCGAGTGTATCATGGAAATTGTGCTTTCATTCCAAGGGATCAATTAAGGCAAGAGCTTTGCTGGGAGAAGATGGTCTCCTGTCTTACCCAAATGGCAACCCAACTGGGAGTGAAATACAACCTGATGCATTAGGTTTTGGAACACTTTCAGCAGAAACAACCCCAACGTTTAGTGGGTTCTCTTCTGAAAATGATGAAGGTGATCTAGATCACCCTATACACGGATTTTCTTCCATTCCAGAGGCCATTGAAGATATACGTCAAGGCAAG ATGGTTATCGTTGTAGATGATGAAGATAGAGAAAATGAGGGAGATCTTATAATGGCAGCTTCCTTGGCAACACCAGAAGCTATGGCATTTATTGTCAAGCACGGAACTGGGATTGTTTGTGTGAGCATGAAAGGAGAAGACTTGGAGAGGTTGCAACTTCCACTTATGGTGACacagaatgaagaaaaactttgTACAGCATTCACTGTCTCAGTG GATGCAAAACGTGGTACAACAACTGGTGTTTCTGCTCGTGATAGAGCTGCAACAGTCTTGGCTCTTGCATCAAGAGATTCAACACCTGAAGATTTCAACCGCCCAGGACATATCTTTCCCCTAAAGTACAGAGAGGGAGGAGTTCTAAAAAGAGCCGGTCACACCGAAGCTTCAGTTGATCTTGCTATGTTGGCTGGGCTGGATCCAGTAGCAGTTTTATGTGAAATTGTGGATGATGACGGTTCTATGGCTAGGTTACCAAAGCTTCTCGAATTTGCAAGGGcagaaaacttgaaaattgtttccATCGCTGATTTGATAAG ATATAGAAGGAAAAGAGATAAGTTGGTGGAGAGGGCCGGAGTTGCACAAATACCCACAATGTGGGGGCCATTTGAAGCCTACTGTTATAAATCATTGCTCGATGGGATTGAGCACATTGCTATGGTTAAA GGTGAAATTGCTGACGGGCAAGAAATACTTGTGAGGGTACACTCTGAGTGCCTCACTGGTGACATATTTGGGTCAGCCAGATGTGACTGTGGAAACCAGCTTGCACTTGCAATGAAGCAAATTGAAGCAGCTGGTAGGGGTGTTTTGGTGTATCTCCGTGGACATGAAGGTAGAGGAATTGGTTTGGGTCACAAGCTCCGAGCTTATACACTGCAGGATGCTGGGCGTGACACTGTTGAAGCCAATGAGGAGCTGGGATTACCTGTTGATTCTCGCGAGTATGGCATAGGTGCACAG ATACTACGAGATCTAGGTGTTCGAACAATGAAGCTGATGACGAACAATCCTGCAAAATATATTGGTCTCAAGGGTTATGGTTTGGCCATTGCTGGCAGAGTCCCATTGTTGGCACCGATAACTATGGAGAACCAGAAATACTTGGAGACTAAACGGGCAAAAATGGGGCACATCTACGGTTCAAAATCTAATGGTCATGTAAACGGCACAATCGATGAAAGTAGTTCGAAAATTGACAACCAATCTAATGGTGTGTCCGAGACATGA